From the genome of Vitis riparia cultivar Riparia Gloire de Montpellier isolate 1030 chromosome 11, EGFV_Vit.rip_1.0, whole genome shotgun sequence:
tgatatagACATAGCGCCATAGCGGTCCTTACAAAAGTTCGAAACTTTTACAAGAGAAACAAAGACAAAAGCATACAAAACAAAACAGCGAAATGTTTTGAAGCCCTCAAATTTCCTTCGAAAATATGGTTCCAAGTTTCTAGTACTGATCCCTTGAAGCCCGAATTTGCCTGTTAAATTTCTGAATGAACTCCTCGATCCTTCTATTCAGTTCTTCATCTGACATACTCAGAAACTCATTTTCCTCGGCACTTGGTCGCAGCTTCTCAGTCTCCGACCTGCGGAGGACAGTCTTGTTCTCCTCATCTTTCGTCTTCGCCGATATCGCCTTATCAGACTTGCTACGCTGAATTCTTCTTGCTTCGATCTTCTTGTCATGGTAAGCTTCACTGGTATCTTCTGGGGTGGATTCACTAGGCTTTTCAAGATCATTTTTTAGTTCTAATATAGTTTCATGGACAACCACCTTGTTCTCTACCATATTCTCAACCTCCTGTACTGGTGTAATGCTTTTCTCAACGACCTCAACGGATGGAGAGTTCCTTGCTCGACTATTCGCCAAGTATTCATCATAGAAATCTTGGTGGTTTTCTTTTGGGGAGGAGGAGAAAGCACCGGAATCCGCTGCTATGATAAGGATGAGGGTGTTGGAAATGAAGAACCAGAACCTGGGAGTGGTAAAGAGAGTGGAAGGAGAGAGGTTGAAGacatagaaaatagaaatgcaaatgaaaatggACACCAGAAAGGCCCAGAAGGAGATCCCATTTGGTTGTAGAGAATAGTCTTTGGTTTTGTAAGGTCTAGTTGATGCTAAACTTAGAGGTAGTTTGGCCATgtttagagagagaagaggGAGTTGAGACTTGAGACTTGAGACTTGAGATAGGCTTTGTGGCTTGGTGTCGTGGggtttcaagttttcaaaatgCAGTTGGTGAAGCACCGTATCATGAAGGGGTTTTATAGGAGGGATTACCCGAAAAAGGAAGTGTAGGTCTTCAATCTTTGTCGAG
Proteins encoded in this window:
- the LOC117925534 gene encoding uncharacterized protein LOC117925534, with protein sequence MAKLPLSLASTRPYKTKDYSLQPNGISFWAFLVSIFICISIFYVFNLSPSTLFTTPRFWFFISNTLILIIAADSGAFSSSPKENHQDFYDEYLANSRARNSPSVEVVEKSITPVQEVENMVENKVVVHETILELKNDLEKPSESTPEDTSEAYHDKKIEARRIQRSKSDKAISAKTKDEENKTVLRRSETEKLRPSAEENEFLSMSDEELNRRIEEFIQKFNRQIRASRDQY